The nucleotide sequence GCGTGATAGGGCTATTTGATAAATCCATAGAGTCTTTAGTTGCTCTTGCTATGCTTATGCCGATCGTAGCAGGTATAGGAGGAAATGCCGGTAACCAAACACTAGCCGTAAATGTAAGGCGTCTTGCGCTAGGAGAGATACAATTTAACAGTTTTTGGAGCGTTTTGAAAAAAGAGCTTTTGATGGCTTCTGTTAATTCTATAATATTTGCTTCTTTTGTCGGATTTGTAGTTGGACTTTGGTTTAATATGCCTCTGCTTGGAGTAGTAATAGGTGTGGCTATGATTATAAATTTGCTTTTAGCCGCTTTTTTTGGAACATTTATACCACTAACGTTTAAAAGAATAGGACTAGATCCGGCAGTCGGCAGCTCCGTATTTTTAACTATGATAACCGATATGATGGGATTTTTTGTATTTTTAGGACTTGCTACATGGATACTATTATAAAAGATTTTAAGGTTGTACCGCTTGAAAGCTCAAAGTTTGTAAAACCGTTTAGTATTTTATATACTCAAGATGGAAAAAATAGGCGTTGGGACTGCGTAGAAGCTCATGATAGCGTATCTTGTATAATGTATCATAAAGATTTTGACGCATTTTTGTTTGTAAAACAGTTTCGCCCATCTCTTTGGTATTATCAGACAAAAAATAGCATAAGCTCAGATGAACCAGGAGTTACACATGAGCTTTGCGCAGGTATAATGGATAAAGGTTTGAGTGCGGAAGAAACTATGATAGAAGAGATATTAGAAGAGACTGGTTACGCCGTTAAAGAGGTAAAAAAGATAACTAGTAGTTACACGGCGCTTGGATTTGGAGCTAATAGACAAACTCTTTTTTGCACTACTATCGATGAGAGTATGAAAAAAACAGCTGGTGGTGGAGTTGATGATGAGAAAATCGAGATTATATTTATAAAAAAATCCGATATTTTAGATTTTATTTATAATGAAAATATGGTTAAAGCCCCAAATTTACAATTTTCCGTACTTTGGTATCTGCAAAATATGTTTTAGCTGAGGGCTAAAAAAGATTTTTCAGCCCTTTTACGATATCTTTTGCATCATTTGTTTTGTTTTCATCTGAGTTAAATAATTTCTTTAATCCTCTATTCATCTCTTTTTCTATCTTTGTCTTTAAATAGCTGGATTTAAATGCGTATTTAGGCTCTTTTGTAGTTCCAGAAACTTCTATTTGTAGATCTGTTTTTTCTATATTTGTATCAATTGGTATAAATATCTTTGAGTTTAGCATATTTATACTTCCTTTTGTAACATTTACATCTGATTTTGGAGAGCTCATTTGAGCATTAAAGGTTATGATGTCTTTGTTTATATCTCCTTTTACATAACCGTTTTTAAAGACTTCTTCTGATATATCTTGGTTTAATGCTATGCTAATAGCATTTGTAAGTCCGCTTTTAGCTAGTTTTCCCTCTAAAAGGTCAATTTTGAAATCACCTTTTGCTTTGCTTAGATCATATTTTGCATTTAAATTTGAAATACCTTCATAAAATGGATCATAATCAGCCATCATTAGCAGTTCTTGTACTGAAAATTTATCTAAATTTAGAGTTAAAATACTATCTTTGAACTCTGATTTTAGTTTGCTTTTAAGCAGATCTGAGTTTAAAGTTAGATAAAGAGTGTCTTTGTACTGTACTTTACCGTTTGCATTTAGGCTTCCTATCAATTTTTTACCGATTAAAAATTCAAATTTTGAAAGATCATTGATATTAGCCAAATACGTTGCGTCTAAAGCTAATTTATTTATATCAAAACTTCCTTCAAATTTGTCTATATTTATTAAATTTGAACTTAAATTTGACATAAAATATGCAATTGAATTTGTAAAAGTAGGTCTGAACTCTGCGTTAAATTTGATATTATTTGGAAAATCTTTTTTTGTTATTTCTTTTAAGTTGGTTGCATTTAGCGTCGAGTTATTTAAATTTATAACTCCTTTTCCATTTAGATTTTTTAGATCTATGGAATCTAAGTTTAATTCCGCGTTTAAAATACCATTAAATAGCGGTTTTTGACCGATCAACACAAACAAATTCTCAGCTAAAACATCTTTG is from Campylobacter fetus subsp. testudinum 03-427 and encodes:
- a CDS encoding nudix-type nucleoside diphosphatase (Pfam match to PF00293.24 NUDIX); the protein is MDTIIKDFKVVPLESSKFVKPFSILYTQDGKNRRWDCVEAHDSVSCIMYHKDFDAFLFVKQFRPSLWYYQTKNSISSDEPGVTHELCAGIMDKGLSAEETMIEEILEETGYAVKEVKKITSSYTALGFGANRQTLFCTTIDESMKKTAGGGVDDEKIEIIFIKKSDILDFIYNENMVKAPNLQFSVLWYLQNMF